One Chaetodon auriga isolate fChaAug3 chromosome 11, fChaAug3.hap1, whole genome shotgun sequence genomic window, GTGAGTTCAATGTGAGCTCACTGAATAGTTTAAAGGACAATTCCAGTCAGAGCTCATTACTTGAGTGCACCCCCTCCCTGATTCTTGTGGTAACATTTAGTGCTGAAACTAATTAAATTTCAAATTTAACAAGtcataaaaaatgtcattttatgcCTTTGGAGTTTTGACTGTTGGCCAAACAGAAGAGGCATTTGCCATAGGCTCTGATAATTTGAGcttgtgttgttatttttgacATATAGAAAAATATGAATTGAAAAATAAGATGAGTcaataagaaaaatgaacatttgttgCACCTCTAATAACTTGAACTTACTTAACTTAAATGTTAACAACTTTCACTCCACCACCTTTATGGAACCAATTTAATCAGAACTACTTCTAGGTGGGAGTAGTCCTGAGATAGGATGTTTCAAAATTGACAGGATGTAACCACTAAACACAGATCAGGTATCAGAAATCATATTAGGGGATCAGAGCTAAGTATTTTTATGTGTGGTATGCAAATCTGAACAAATGTTTTATAGATGCACAGATCTCATAGAAAATATTTGAGTTGCACACATGTTGCTGTTTCTGCTCAGTTCATTGTGTCtaaacatgttcattttatACTTTGGCGTGATGCATGTGCTCGTGTCACATTACTGAAACTCCCCAGGCAGAGTGGAATTGAGAATACCAGCCTGACGTCACCACCATGTTGGAGGAGGACATGGAAGTGGCCATCAAGGTGGTCGTGGTCGGCAATGGAGCTGTTGGCAAGTCTAGTATGATCCAACGTTACTGCAAGGGTGTCTTCACTAAGGACTACAAAAAGACCATCGGAGTGGACTTCCTGGAAAGGCAGATAGTGTAAGCGATTTGCTTCTCTGTCAGTAATAGCTTGCGTTTCAAGTTCCTGCAGGGCTGCAGGGTTCTACAGTCCACCAGTAAAGAATTTTTTTAGTATACACTAATGAAGATCCCGTTGAGCGCAGCTTGATGAATATTGAATCCTGATGTTAGTGACATTTAGGGGTGATCAGGAAACCTCTATTTCTCTAACAAATgtgtataatatataataaaatactCTTATTTTGTCATCAAAACACATGTTAGATGATACTATATCTATATGAATTGTGGGCAAAAATGAATTTCCTAAGGAGACCGAGGTGAAAGGTTAGGGTACAGATCTTTAAAGTGCAGATTTGGCCAACATTCATGAATACAACAGAGGTAAGCGTGACGTGCATGACAGGACGTTATGCACTGAATTCCCCCTCATTACCTGCTCATTGTTTTAGCGTGAATGATGAAGAGGTCCGACTCATGCTGTGGGACACCGCTGGGCAGGAGGAGTTTGACGCTATCACCAAGGCCTACTACCGTGGTAAGACCCCGCCACtgtgacaaatgaaacacagctgctgtgggtCACTGACCTCCTCAACTGCTGAGGttaagtttttatttgtcacagaTTTTATGGTTGACTGGCAGCACGGCATTCAACCAAAGCACATGAATCTCCAGCGGGGCTGTTCTGAAGTTGACCCAGTGTTTTTACAATATCAATTATGTGTCATATTTTTATCAGAATAGATTCAATCATTGTTAAAAGAATGAACTGCTTGGAGACATGAACTGTTTGTGGGCTCTCTTGCATTCCAGGTGCTCAAGCATGTGTGCTAGTCTTCTCTACCACAGACAGGGAGTCGTTTCAGGCTattgacagctggagagagaaggtggaggcagaggtCGGAGATATTCCCACAGTTCTAGTGCAGAACAAAATTGACCTGCTGGAAGAGACCGTTATAAAAACGTAAGTAATGGTTTTGTGCAGGCAGAAGTCACACTGGAACAGTTAAATGGAGAGGACAAGTGGCGATGATAATGTGAATTGTAATGAAAGCAGTATAACTTGCCATGAATTCAAGACATTTTGTATGTTCTTCACTTGCATCGCAGCGAGGAGGCAGAAGCTTTGGCTAAAAGGCTGAAGCTGAGATTTTACCGAGCTTCAGTAAAAGAGGACCTCAATGTCAACGAGGGTGGGTTACTGAAAACGTGGACAGCTGGTCTAGTGCAAGTGAAACAAGCTCACTGTGGATGTTACCGTCGTAACCTTTCTGCCGCTTCTCTCtttttagttttcaagtatttag contains:
- the rab23 gene encoding ras-related protein Rab-23 is translated as MLEEDMEVAIKVVVVGNGAVGKSSMIQRYCKGVFTKDYKKTIGVDFLERQIVVNDEEVRLMLWDTAGQEEFDAITKAYYRGAQACVLVFSTTDRESFQAIDSWREKVEAEVGDIPTVLVQNKIDLLEETVIKTEEAEALAKRLKLRFYRASVKEDLNVNEVFKYLAEKYLQRLKQQTAEETEVVHTTSNKIGVFNTTSSNVCNQNSSNGREIITLRPNKQRTKKSKNPFGSCSLL